The Alosa sapidissima isolate fAloSap1 chromosome 8, fAloSap1.pri, whole genome shotgun sequence genome contains a region encoding:
- the LOC121716006 gene encoding zinc finger protein 525-like isoform X2 produces MSRFTESAQLPVTVKEIKKEECDYLPQDYLFASGKVGEKLGLEHDYKTETDTTSSLTCKEKTYSPMKIKQEEETDLREYGYDDSSPSRDVLRNQSNRRGSAKEKINKQRCLRSSRCRTISSQKLNHRSDTGEKQNECSHCFKTFAGSSALANHQQIHTGEKLHRCSECGRTFSHIGNLRRHQMIHTGEKPHHCTTCGMDFRSSSDLAVHQITHTGEKPHHCSECGKTFNLMFSLKRHQMIHSGEKPHKCTMCENSFRTKAELALHQITHTGEKPHVCYQCGKSFSQMSDLKKHQRIHTGERPYPCTICGKSFKRSTHLTSHHITHKKKATKKQ; encoded by the exons ATGTCCAGATTCACGGAATCAGCCCAACTGCCTGTGACCGTGAAGgagataaaaaaagaagaatgtGATTATTTGCCACAAGACTATCTGTTTGCAAGTGGGAAAGTGGGAGAAAAGCTTGGGCTGGAACATGACTACAAGACTGAGACAGACACAACTTCATCCTTGACCTGCAAAGAAAAAACATATTCACCAATGAAAATTAAACAGGAGGAAGAAACTGACTTAAGAGAATATGGTTATGATGACTCTTCTCCTTCAA GAGACGTTCTAAGGAACCAATCTAACAGAAGAGGGAGTGCtaaggaaaaaataaacaaacagagatGTCTCAGAAGCTCCCGGTGCAGGACGATCTCAAGCCAGAAATTAAATCACCGATCGGACACCGGAGAGAAACAAAATGAATGTTCCCACTGTTTTAAAACCTTTGCTGGTTCTTCCGCACTTGCAAATCatcaacaaatacacacaggagAAAAGCTCCATCGGTGCTCAGAGTGTGGAAGGACCTTCAGTCACATAGGTAATCTCAGGAGACATCAAATGATTCACACAGGGGAAAAGCCCCATCATTGCACTACATGTGGAATGGATTTTAGGAGTAGCTCAGATCTCGCAGTCCATCAGATTacacatactggagaaaagcccCATCACTGTTCCGAGTGTGGAAAGACCTTTAATCTCATGTTCAGTCTCAAGAGACACCAGATGATCCATTCTGGGGAAAAACCTCATAAGTGTACTATGTGTGAGAATAGTTTCAGGACAAAGGCAGAACTCGCCCTTCACCAGATCACACATACTGGAGAAAAACCGCACGTGTGCTATCAGTGTGGAAAAAGCTTTAGTCAAATGTCTGATCTCAAGAAACACCAGAGGATCCATACAGGGGAAAGGCCATATCCGTGTACTAtatgtgggaagagtttcaagAGGAGCACACATCTAACCTCGCATCACATAACACACAAGAAGAAAGCCACCAAGAAACAATAA
- the LOC121716006 gene encoding zinc finger protein 525-like isoform X1 has product MTQELKSEMSRFTESAQLPVTVKEIKKEECDYLPQDYLFASGKVGEKLGLEHDYKTETDTTSSLTCKEKTYSPMKIKQEEETDLREYGYDDSSPSRDVLRNQSNRRGSAKEKINKQRCLRSSRCRTISSQKLNHRSDTGEKQNECSHCFKTFAGSSALANHQQIHTGEKLHRCSECGRTFSHIGNLRRHQMIHTGEKPHHCTTCGMDFRSSSDLAVHQITHTGEKPHHCSECGKTFNLMFSLKRHQMIHSGEKPHKCTMCENSFRTKAELALHQITHTGEKPHVCYQCGKSFSQMSDLKKHQRIHTGERPYPCTICGKSFKRSTHLTSHHITHKKKATKKQ; this is encoded by the exons ATGACTCAAG AACTAAAGTCTGAAATGTCCAGATTCACGGAATCAGCCCAACTGCCTGTGACCGTGAAGgagataaaaaaagaagaatgtGATTATTTGCCACAAGACTATCTGTTTGCAAGTGGGAAAGTGGGAGAAAAGCTTGGGCTGGAACATGACTACAAGACTGAGACAGACACAACTTCATCCTTGACCTGCAAAGAAAAAACATATTCACCAATGAAAATTAAACAGGAGGAAGAAACTGACTTAAGAGAATATGGTTATGATGACTCTTCTCCTTCAA GAGACGTTCTAAGGAACCAATCTAACAGAAGAGGGAGTGCtaaggaaaaaataaacaaacagagatGTCTCAGAAGCTCCCGGTGCAGGACGATCTCAAGCCAGAAATTAAATCACCGATCGGACACCGGAGAGAAACAAAATGAATGTTCCCACTGTTTTAAAACCTTTGCTGGTTCTTCCGCACTTGCAAATCatcaacaaatacacacaggagAAAAGCTCCATCGGTGCTCAGAGTGTGGAAGGACCTTCAGTCACATAGGTAATCTCAGGAGACATCAAATGATTCACACAGGGGAAAAGCCCCATCATTGCACTACATGTGGAATGGATTTTAGGAGTAGCTCAGATCTCGCAGTCCATCAGATTacacatactggagaaaagcccCATCACTGTTCCGAGTGTGGAAAGACCTTTAATCTCATGTTCAGTCTCAAGAGACACCAGATGATCCATTCTGGGGAAAAACCTCATAAGTGTACTATGTGTGAGAATAGTTTCAGGACAAAGGCAGAACTCGCCCTTCACCAGATCACACATACTGGAGAAAAACCGCACGTGTGCTATCAGTGTGGAAAAAGCTTTAGTCAAATGTCTGATCTCAAGAAACACCAGAGGATCCATACAGGGGAAAGGCCATATCCGTGTACTAtatgtgggaagagtttcaagAGGAGCACACATCTAACCTCGCATCACATAACACACAAGAAGAAAGCCACCAAGAAACAATAA